In the Pithys albifrons albifrons isolate INPA30051 chromosome 3, PitAlb_v1, whole genome shotgun sequence genome, one interval contains:
- the NR2C2 gene encoding nuclear receptor subfamily 2 group C member 2 isoform X1, which translates to MATDMEVLAQQVVETQQVAEVQTVQPLLSESPVMTSPSQRIQIISTDSSVASQQRIQIVTDQQTGQKIQIVTAVDSAVSPKQQFILASPDGTGAGKVILAAPETSNAKQLIFTTTDNIVPGRIQIVTDSASVERLLGKADVQRPQVVEYCVVCGDKASGRHYGAVSCEGCKGFFKRSVRKNLTYSCRSNQDCIINKHHRNRCQFCRLKKCLEMGMKMESVQSERKPFDVQREKPTNCAASTEKIYIRKDLRSPLIATPTFVADKDGTRSAGLLDPGMLVNIQQPLIRDDGTVLLAADSKAETSQGALGTLANVVTSLANLSESLNNGDTSEVPQEEQSASEITRAFDTLAKALNTTDGAAAHNLADGVDPTGGGNIHVISRDQSTPIIEVEGPLLTDTHVTFKLTMPSPMPEYLNVHYICESASRLLFLSMHWARSIPAFQALGQDCNTSLVRACWNELFTLGLAQCAQVMSLATILGAIVNHLQNSVQEDKLSGDRIKQVMEHIWKLQEFCNSMAKLDIDGYEYAYLKAIVLFSPDHPGLTSSTQIEKFQEKAQMELQDYVQKTYPEDTYRLARILVRLPALRLMSSSITEELFFTGLIGNVPIDSIIPYILKMETAEYNGQITGTSA; encoded by the exons GTGCAGACTGTTCAGCCTTTGCTATCTGAATCTCCAGTGATGACCAGCCCCTCCCAGCGTATCCAGATAATTTCCACAGACTCCTCTGTAGCTTCACAACAACGCATTCAG ATTGTGACAGATCAGCAAACAGGTCAGAAAATTCAAATAGTGACAGCAGTGGATTCCGCCGTGTCTCCAAAGCAACAGTTTATTTTAGCCAGTCCAGATGGAACTGGTGCTGGAAAGGTGATCCTGGCAGCACCGGAGACATCAAATGCCAAACAGCTCATCTTCACCACCACAGACAACATTGTGCCAGGCAGAATTCAG ATAGTGACAGACTCTGCTTCAGTGGAACGTTTGTTGGGAAAAGCTGATGTTCAGAGGCCCCAGGTAGTAGAGTACTGTGTAGTCTGTGGCGATAAAGCATCAG GTCGTCACTATGGTGCTGTCAGTTGTGAGGGATGCAAAGGTTTCTTCAAAAGGAGTGTAAGGAAGAATTTAACCTACAGTTGTCGTAGCAACCAGGACTGTATCATCAATAAACACCATCGGAATCGCTGCCAATTTTGTAGGCTAAAGAAATGTCTAGAGATGGGCATGAAAATGGAAT CTGTTCAAAGTGAAAGAAAGCCTTTTGATGTGCAACGTGAAAAACCAACCAACTGCGCAGCTTCTACTGAGAAGATCTACATAAGGAAGGATCTGCGAAGCCCTCTGATAGCAACCCCGACGTTTGTGGCGGACAAAGACGGGACACG GTCAGCAGGTCTTCTTGATCCGGGAATGCTTGTGAATATTCAGCAGCCTTTGATCAGGGATGATGGTACAGTCCTCCTAGCTGCTGACTCCAAG GCTGAAACAAGCCAGGGTGCTTTAGGAACATTAGCAAACGTTGTAACATCTCTTGCTAATCTCAGTGAGTCACTAAATAACGGAGATACTTCTGAAGTTCCACAAGAGGAGCAATCCGCGAGTGAGATTACACG ggcATTTGATACTTTGGCTAAAGCACTTAATACCACAGATGGTGCAGCAGCTCATAACTTGGCAGATGGGGTGGATCCTACAGGAGGAGGGAATATTCATGTAATCAGTAGAGATCAGTCAACACCAATTATTGAAGTGGAAGGACCCTTGCTTACAGATACACATGTCACATTTAAG CTGACCATGCCCAGCCCGATGCCGGAGTACCTGAACGTGCATTACATCTGCGAGTCGGCGTCGCGcctgctcttcctctccatGCACTGGGCCAGGTCCATACCTGCATTTCAAGCTCTGGG GCAGGACTGTAACACAAGCCTTGTCCGTGCCTGCTGGAACGAGCTGTTCACCTTAGGCCTGGCCCAGTGTGCACAGGTGATGAGTCTGGCCACCATCCTGGGGGCCATTGTCAACCACCTCCAGAACAGCGTACAGGAAG ATAAACTTTCTGGAGACAGAATAAAGCAAGTCATGGAACACATCTGGAAACTCCAGGAGTTCTGCAACAGCATGGCCAAGCTTGATATTGATGGATATGAATATGCATACCTTAAAGCTATAGTCCTTTTTAGCCCTG atCACCCTGGTCTGACCAGTTCAACTCAAATAGAAAAATTCCAGGAGAAGGCACAGATGGAATTGCAGGACTATGTACAAAAAACCTATCCAGAAGATACTTATAG GCTAGCCCGGATCCTAGTGCGCCTGCCAGCACTTAGGCTGATGAGCTCTAGCATTACCGAGGAACTGTTTTTTACTGGGCTCATTGGAAATGTTCCCATTGACAGCATAATCCC
- the NR2C2 gene encoding nuclear receptor subfamily 2 group C member 2 isoform X3, with translation MATDMEVLAQQVVETQQVAEVQTVQPLLSESPVMTSPSQRIQIISTDSSVASQQRIQIVTDQQTGQKIQIVTAVDSAVSPKQQFILASPDGTGAGKVILAAPETSNAKQLIFTTTDNIVPGRIQIVTDSASVERLLGKADVQRPQVVEYCVVCGDKASGRHYGAVSCEGCKGFFKRSVRKNLTYSCRSNQDCIINKHHRNRCQFCRLKKCLEMGMKMESVQSERKPFDVQREKPTNCAASTEKIYIRKDLRSPLIATPTFVADKDGTRSAGLLDPGMLVNIQQPLIRDDGTVLLAADSKAETSQGALGTLANVVTSLANLSESLNNGDTSEVPQEEQSASEITRAFDTLAKALNTTDGAAAHNLADGVDPTGGGNIHVISRDQSTPIIEVEGPLLTDTHVTFKLTMPSPMPEYLNVHYICESASRLLFLSMHWARSIPAFQALGQDCNTSLVRACWNELFTLGLAQCAQVMSLATILGAIVNHLQNSVQEDKLSGDRIKQVMEHIWKLQEFCNSMAKLDIDGYEYAYLKAIVLFSPDHPGLTSSTQIEKFQEKAQMELQDYVQKTYPEDTYRV, from the exons GTGCAGACTGTTCAGCCTTTGCTATCTGAATCTCCAGTGATGACCAGCCCCTCCCAGCGTATCCAGATAATTTCCACAGACTCCTCTGTAGCTTCACAACAACGCATTCAG ATTGTGACAGATCAGCAAACAGGTCAGAAAATTCAAATAGTGACAGCAGTGGATTCCGCCGTGTCTCCAAAGCAACAGTTTATTTTAGCCAGTCCAGATGGAACTGGTGCTGGAAAGGTGATCCTGGCAGCACCGGAGACATCAAATGCCAAACAGCTCATCTTCACCACCACAGACAACATTGTGCCAGGCAGAATTCAG ATAGTGACAGACTCTGCTTCAGTGGAACGTTTGTTGGGAAAAGCTGATGTTCAGAGGCCCCAGGTAGTAGAGTACTGTGTAGTCTGTGGCGATAAAGCATCAG GTCGTCACTATGGTGCTGTCAGTTGTGAGGGATGCAAAGGTTTCTTCAAAAGGAGTGTAAGGAAGAATTTAACCTACAGTTGTCGTAGCAACCAGGACTGTATCATCAATAAACACCATCGGAATCGCTGCCAATTTTGTAGGCTAAAGAAATGTCTAGAGATGGGCATGAAAATGGAAT CTGTTCAAAGTGAAAGAAAGCCTTTTGATGTGCAACGTGAAAAACCAACCAACTGCGCAGCTTCTACTGAGAAGATCTACATAAGGAAGGATCTGCGAAGCCCTCTGATAGCAACCCCGACGTTTGTGGCGGACAAAGACGGGACACG GTCAGCAGGTCTTCTTGATCCGGGAATGCTTGTGAATATTCAGCAGCCTTTGATCAGGGATGATGGTACAGTCCTCCTAGCTGCTGACTCCAAG GCTGAAACAAGCCAGGGTGCTTTAGGAACATTAGCAAACGTTGTAACATCTCTTGCTAATCTCAGTGAGTCACTAAATAACGGAGATACTTCTGAAGTTCCACAAGAGGAGCAATCCGCGAGTGAGATTACACG ggcATTTGATACTTTGGCTAAAGCACTTAATACCACAGATGGTGCAGCAGCTCATAACTTGGCAGATGGGGTGGATCCTACAGGAGGAGGGAATATTCATGTAATCAGTAGAGATCAGTCAACACCAATTATTGAAGTGGAAGGACCCTTGCTTACAGATACACATGTCACATTTAAG CTGACCATGCCCAGCCCGATGCCGGAGTACCTGAACGTGCATTACATCTGCGAGTCGGCGTCGCGcctgctcttcctctccatGCACTGGGCCAGGTCCATACCTGCATTTCAAGCTCTGGG GCAGGACTGTAACACAAGCCTTGTCCGTGCCTGCTGGAACGAGCTGTTCACCTTAGGCCTGGCCCAGTGTGCACAGGTGATGAGTCTGGCCACCATCCTGGGGGCCATTGTCAACCACCTCCAGAACAGCGTACAGGAAG ATAAACTTTCTGGAGACAGAATAAAGCAAGTCATGGAACACATCTGGAAACTCCAGGAGTTCTGCAACAGCATGGCCAAGCTTGATATTGATGGATATGAATATGCATACCTTAAAGCTATAGTCCTTTTTAGCCCTG atCACCCTGGTCTGACCAGTTCAACTCAAATAGAAAAATTCCAGGAGAAGGCACAGATGGAATTGCAGGACTATGTACAAAAAACCTATCCAGAAGATACTTATAG
- the NR2C2 gene encoding nuclear receptor subfamily 2 group C member 2 isoform X4 produces the protein MATDMEVLAQQVVETQQVAEVQTVQPLLSESPVMTSPSQRIQIISTDSSVASQQRIQIVTDQQTGQKIQIVTAVDSAVSPKQQFILASPDGTGAGKVILAAPETSNAKQLIFTTTDNIVPGRIQIVTDSASVERLLGKADVQRPQVVEYCVVCGDKASGRHYGAVSCEGCKGFFKRSVRKNLTYSCRSNQDCIINKHHRNRCQFCRLKKCLEMGMKMESVQSERKPFDVQREKPTNCAASTEKIYIRKDLRSPLIATPTFVADKDGTRSAGLLDPGMLVNIQQPLIRDDGTVLLAADSKAETSQGALGTLANVVTSLANLSESLNNGDTSEVPQEEQSASEITRAFDTLAKALNTTDGAAAHNLADGVDPTGGGNIHVISRDQSTPIIEVEGPLLTDTHVTFKLTMPSPMPEYLNVHYICESASRLLFLSMHWARSIPAFQALGQDCNTSLVRACWNELFTLGLAQCAQVMSLATILGAIVNHLQNSVQEDKLSGDRIKQVMEHIWKLQEFCNSMAKLDIDGYEYAYLKAIVLFSPG, from the exons GTGCAGACTGTTCAGCCTTTGCTATCTGAATCTCCAGTGATGACCAGCCCCTCCCAGCGTATCCAGATAATTTCCACAGACTCCTCTGTAGCTTCACAACAACGCATTCAG ATTGTGACAGATCAGCAAACAGGTCAGAAAATTCAAATAGTGACAGCAGTGGATTCCGCCGTGTCTCCAAAGCAACAGTTTATTTTAGCCAGTCCAGATGGAACTGGTGCTGGAAAGGTGATCCTGGCAGCACCGGAGACATCAAATGCCAAACAGCTCATCTTCACCACCACAGACAACATTGTGCCAGGCAGAATTCAG ATAGTGACAGACTCTGCTTCAGTGGAACGTTTGTTGGGAAAAGCTGATGTTCAGAGGCCCCAGGTAGTAGAGTACTGTGTAGTCTGTGGCGATAAAGCATCAG GTCGTCACTATGGTGCTGTCAGTTGTGAGGGATGCAAAGGTTTCTTCAAAAGGAGTGTAAGGAAGAATTTAACCTACAGTTGTCGTAGCAACCAGGACTGTATCATCAATAAACACCATCGGAATCGCTGCCAATTTTGTAGGCTAAAGAAATGTCTAGAGATGGGCATGAAAATGGAAT CTGTTCAAAGTGAAAGAAAGCCTTTTGATGTGCAACGTGAAAAACCAACCAACTGCGCAGCTTCTACTGAGAAGATCTACATAAGGAAGGATCTGCGAAGCCCTCTGATAGCAACCCCGACGTTTGTGGCGGACAAAGACGGGACACG GTCAGCAGGTCTTCTTGATCCGGGAATGCTTGTGAATATTCAGCAGCCTTTGATCAGGGATGATGGTACAGTCCTCCTAGCTGCTGACTCCAAG GCTGAAACAAGCCAGGGTGCTTTAGGAACATTAGCAAACGTTGTAACATCTCTTGCTAATCTCAGTGAGTCACTAAATAACGGAGATACTTCTGAAGTTCCACAAGAGGAGCAATCCGCGAGTGAGATTACACG ggcATTTGATACTTTGGCTAAAGCACTTAATACCACAGATGGTGCAGCAGCTCATAACTTGGCAGATGGGGTGGATCCTACAGGAGGAGGGAATATTCATGTAATCAGTAGAGATCAGTCAACACCAATTATTGAAGTGGAAGGACCCTTGCTTACAGATACACATGTCACATTTAAG CTGACCATGCCCAGCCCGATGCCGGAGTACCTGAACGTGCATTACATCTGCGAGTCGGCGTCGCGcctgctcttcctctccatGCACTGGGCCAGGTCCATACCTGCATTTCAAGCTCTGGG GCAGGACTGTAACACAAGCCTTGTCCGTGCCTGCTGGAACGAGCTGTTCACCTTAGGCCTGGCCCAGTGTGCACAGGTGATGAGTCTGGCCACCATCCTGGGGGCCATTGTCAACCACCTCCAGAACAGCGTACAGGAAG ATAAACTTTCTGGAGACAGAATAAAGCAAGTCATGGAACACATCTGGAAACTCCAGGAGTTCTGCAACAGCATGGCCAAGCTTGATATTGATGGATATGAATATGCATACCTTAAAGCTATAGTCCTTTTTAGCCCTG GCTAG
- the NR2C2 gene encoding nuclear receptor subfamily 2 group C member 2 isoform X2: protein MTSPSQRIQIISTDSSVASQQRIQIVTDQQTGQKIQIVTAVDSAVSPKQQFILASPDGTGAGKVILAAPETSNAKQLIFTTTDNIVPGRIQIVTDSASVERLLGKADVQRPQVVEYCVVCGDKASGRHYGAVSCEGCKGFFKRSVRKNLTYSCRSNQDCIINKHHRNRCQFCRLKKCLEMGMKMESVQSERKPFDVQREKPTNCAASTEKIYIRKDLRSPLIATPTFVADKDGTRSAGLLDPGMLVNIQQPLIRDDGTVLLAADSKAETSQGALGTLANVVTSLANLSESLNNGDTSEVPQEEQSASEITRAFDTLAKALNTTDGAAAHNLADGVDPTGGGNIHVISRDQSTPIIEVEGPLLTDTHVTFKLTMPSPMPEYLNVHYICESASRLLFLSMHWARSIPAFQALGQDCNTSLVRACWNELFTLGLAQCAQVMSLATILGAIVNHLQNSVQEDKLSGDRIKQVMEHIWKLQEFCNSMAKLDIDGYEYAYLKAIVLFSPDHPGLTSSTQIEKFQEKAQMELQDYVQKTYPEDTYRLARILVRLPALRLMSSSITEELFFTGLIGNVPIDSIIPYILKMETAEYNGQITGTSA from the exons ATGACCAGCCCCTCCCAGCGTATCCAGATAATTTCCACAGACTCCTCTGTAGCTTCACAACAACGCATTCAG ATTGTGACAGATCAGCAAACAGGTCAGAAAATTCAAATAGTGACAGCAGTGGATTCCGCCGTGTCTCCAAAGCAACAGTTTATTTTAGCCAGTCCAGATGGAACTGGTGCTGGAAAGGTGATCCTGGCAGCACCGGAGACATCAAATGCCAAACAGCTCATCTTCACCACCACAGACAACATTGTGCCAGGCAGAATTCAG ATAGTGACAGACTCTGCTTCAGTGGAACGTTTGTTGGGAAAAGCTGATGTTCAGAGGCCCCAGGTAGTAGAGTACTGTGTAGTCTGTGGCGATAAAGCATCAG GTCGTCACTATGGTGCTGTCAGTTGTGAGGGATGCAAAGGTTTCTTCAAAAGGAGTGTAAGGAAGAATTTAACCTACAGTTGTCGTAGCAACCAGGACTGTATCATCAATAAACACCATCGGAATCGCTGCCAATTTTGTAGGCTAAAGAAATGTCTAGAGATGGGCATGAAAATGGAAT CTGTTCAAAGTGAAAGAAAGCCTTTTGATGTGCAACGTGAAAAACCAACCAACTGCGCAGCTTCTACTGAGAAGATCTACATAAGGAAGGATCTGCGAAGCCCTCTGATAGCAACCCCGACGTTTGTGGCGGACAAAGACGGGACACG GTCAGCAGGTCTTCTTGATCCGGGAATGCTTGTGAATATTCAGCAGCCTTTGATCAGGGATGATGGTACAGTCCTCCTAGCTGCTGACTCCAAG GCTGAAACAAGCCAGGGTGCTTTAGGAACATTAGCAAACGTTGTAACATCTCTTGCTAATCTCAGTGAGTCACTAAATAACGGAGATACTTCTGAAGTTCCACAAGAGGAGCAATCCGCGAGTGAGATTACACG ggcATTTGATACTTTGGCTAAAGCACTTAATACCACAGATGGTGCAGCAGCTCATAACTTGGCAGATGGGGTGGATCCTACAGGAGGAGGGAATATTCATGTAATCAGTAGAGATCAGTCAACACCAATTATTGAAGTGGAAGGACCCTTGCTTACAGATACACATGTCACATTTAAG CTGACCATGCCCAGCCCGATGCCGGAGTACCTGAACGTGCATTACATCTGCGAGTCGGCGTCGCGcctgctcttcctctccatGCACTGGGCCAGGTCCATACCTGCATTTCAAGCTCTGGG GCAGGACTGTAACACAAGCCTTGTCCGTGCCTGCTGGAACGAGCTGTTCACCTTAGGCCTGGCCCAGTGTGCACAGGTGATGAGTCTGGCCACCATCCTGGGGGCCATTGTCAACCACCTCCAGAACAGCGTACAGGAAG ATAAACTTTCTGGAGACAGAATAAAGCAAGTCATGGAACACATCTGGAAACTCCAGGAGTTCTGCAACAGCATGGCCAAGCTTGATATTGATGGATATGAATATGCATACCTTAAAGCTATAGTCCTTTTTAGCCCTG atCACCCTGGTCTGACCAGTTCAACTCAAATAGAAAAATTCCAGGAGAAGGCACAGATGGAATTGCAGGACTATGTACAAAAAACCTATCCAGAAGATACTTATAG GCTAGCCCGGATCCTAGTGCGCCTGCCAGCACTTAGGCTGATGAGCTCTAGCATTACCGAGGAACTGTTTTTTACTGGGCTCATTGGAAATGTTCCCATTGACAGCATAATCCC